One window from the genome of Diospyros lotus cultivar Yz01 chromosome 11, ASM1463336v1, whole genome shotgun sequence encodes:
- the LOC127813531 gene encoding mitochondrial import inner membrane translocase subunit TIM17-2-like: MGTPETSREPCPDRILDDVGGAFGMGAVGGAAFHFLRGIYNSPKGERFIGGSQAVRMNAPRVGGSFAVWGGLFSTFDCTMVYIRQKEDPWNSIIAGAATGGFLQMRQGLGAASRSAMFGGVLLALIEGAGIMLNKIMSAQQNLPPMEEQISNIPGAPPGYPMGQLPGQAPVAMGSLGDGSSSSSSPPPASTSSSWLGGLFGGGKQQETSTSGGSKTEVLESFDSPSPPKFEYK, translated from the coding sequence ATGGGAACCCCAGAGACCTCTCGGGAACCTTGCCCAGATCGTATTCTTGATGACGTTGGTGGTGCATTTGGCATGGGTGCTGTTGGAGGTGCAGCTTTCCACTTTCTGAGAGGCATCTATAATTCACCAAAAGGGGAACGCTTTATTGGAGGCTCTCAAGCAGTGCGCATGAATGCACCTCGTGTTGGTGGTAGTTTTGCAGTCTGGGGTGGTCTCTTTTCCACATTTGACTGCACTATGGTCTACATCCGCCAGAAAGAGGATCCATGGAACTCAATTATCGCAGGTGCTGCCACTGGAGGTTTCCTTCAGATGCGTCAGGGTTTAGGGGCTGCTTCAAGGTCTGCAATGTTTGGTGGGGTGCTACTTGCTTTGATTGAAGGGGCCGGGATAATGCTGAACAAAATAATGAGCGCACAGCAGAATCTTCCGCCAATGGAAGAGCAGATTTCCAATATTCCTGGTGCACCACCAGGATATCCAATGGGACAATTGCCTGGGCAAGCTCCAGTAGCGATGGGAAGTTTGGGAGATggatcttcatcatcttcatcaccCCCTCCTGCCTCTACATCCTCTTCATGGCTTGGAGGCCTTTTTGGTGGTGGAAAGCAGCAGGAAACAAGTACAAGTGGCGGAAGCAAGACAGAAGTCTTGGAGAGCTTCGATTCCCCTAGCCCGCCGAAGTTTGAATACAAGTGA
- the LOC127813477 gene encoding cell division control protein 2 homolog A isoform X1 has translation MEQYEKVEKIGEGTYGVVYKARDRETNETIALKKIRLEQEDEGVPSTAIREISLLKEMQHGNIVRLKDVVHSEKRLYLVFEYLDLDLKKHMDSCPEFSKDPRLIKMFLCQILRGIAYCHSHRVLHRDLKPQNLLIDRRTNALKLADFGLARAFGIPVRTFTHEVVTLWYRAPEILLGSRHYSTPVDLWSVGCIFAEMVNQRPLFPGDSEIDELFKIFRVLGTPNEDTWPGVTSLPDFKSAFPKWPPKDLANVVPDLDSAGVDLLKKMLCIDPSKRITARSALEHEYFKDIGFEP, from the exons ATGGAGCAG TATGAAAAGGTCGAGAAGATTGGTGAAGGAACCTATGGGGTAGTCTACAAGGCTCGCGACCGTGAGACCAATGAGACTATAGCTTTGAAGAAGATCCGTTTGGAGCAGGAAGATGAGGGTGTTCCTAGCACTGCAATAAGAGAAATTTCTCTACTGAAAGAGATGCAGCATGGAAACATTGTCAG GTTAAAGGATGTTGTGCACAGTGAGAAGCGGTTATATCTGGTTTTTGAGTATCTGGACTTAGATTTGAAGAAACACATGGATTCTTGTCCCGAGTTCTCTAAAGATCCGCGTCTGATAAAA ATGTTTCTGTGCCAAATTCTTCGTGGTATTGCTTATTGTCATTCTCATAGAGTTCTTCACAGAGACCTGAAACCTCAGAACCTACTGATTGACCGCCGGACGAATGCACTAAAACTAGCAGATTTTGGGTTAGCCAGAGCATTTGGCATTCCTGTCAGGACATTTACACATGAG GTGGTGACTCTATGGTACAGGGCACCAGAAATACTCCTTGGGTCACGCCATTATTCAACTCCAGTTGATTTGTGGTCAGTGGGTTGCATATTTGCTGAGATGGTGAATCAGCGGCCGTTGTTTCCTGGGGACTCTGAGATCGATGAACTGTTCAAAATTTTCAG AGTCTTGGGTACTCCCAATGAGGACACATGGCCTGGAGTTACTTCTTTGCCTGATTTTAAATCTGCCTTTCCAAAGTGGCCTCCAAAG GACTTGGCTAATGTTGTTCCAGATCTTGACTCAGCTGGTGTTGATCTTCTAAAA AAAATGCTCTGCATTGATCCAAGCAAAAGAATCACAGCTAGAAGTGCTCTGGAGCATGAATATTTCAAGGACATTGGGTTTGAACCTTGA
- the LOC127813477 gene encoding cell division control protein 2 homolog A isoform X2, whose amino-acid sequence MQHGNIVRLKDVVHSEKRLYLVFEYLDLDLKKHMDSCPEFSKDPRLIKMFLCQILRGIAYCHSHRVLHRDLKPQNLLIDRRTNALKLADFGLARAFGIPVRTFTHEVVTLWYRAPEILLGSRHYSTPVDLWSVGCIFAEMVNQRPLFPGDSEIDELFKIFRVLGTPNEDTWPGVTSLPDFKSAFPKWPPKDLANVVPDLDSAGVDLLKKMLCIDPSKRITARSALEHEYFKDIGFEP is encoded by the exons ATGCAGCATGGAAACATTGTCAG GTTAAAGGATGTTGTGCACAGTGAGAAGCGGTTATATCTGGTTTTTGAGTATCTGGACTTAGATTTGAAGAAACACATGGATTCTTGTCCCGAGTTCTCTAAAGATCCGCGTCTGATAAAA ATGTTTCTGTGCCAAATTCTTCGTGGTATTGCTTATTGTCATTCTCATAGAGTTCTTCACAGAGACCTGAAACCTCAGAACCTACTGATTGACCGCCGGACGAATGCACTAAAACTAGCAGATTTTGGGTTAGCCAGAGCATTTGGCATTCCTGTCAGGACATTTACACATGAG GTGGTGACTCTATGGTACAGGGCACCAGAAATACTCCTTGGGTCACGCCATTATTCAACTCCAGTTGATTTGTGGTCAGTGGGTTGCATATTTGCTGAGATGGTGAATCAGCGGCCGTTGTTTCCTGGGGACTCTGAGATCGATGAACTGTTCAAAATTTTCAG AGTCTTGGGTACTCCCAATGAGGACACATGGCCTGGAGTTACTTCTTTGCCTGATTTTAAATCTGCCTTTCCAAAGTGGCCTCCAAAG GACTTGGCTAATGTTGTTCCAGATCTTGACTCAGCTGGTGTTGATCTTCTAAAA AAAATGCTCTGCATTGATCCAAGCAAAAGAATCACAGCTAGAAGTGCTCTGGAGCATGAATATTTCAAGGACATTGGGTTTGAACCTTGA
- the LOC127813478 gene encoding auxin-responsive protein IAA26-like: MEDKKLELRLGPPGDDQSSLLSLGFNSSMPSNSSERSNSDQLTHEKQCKKCRMAMGTGIGWPPICSFRKNLATSSSPKAALDSQNKASMQPGDRKAGSLENSLFVKIHMDGVPIGRKIDLKAYNNYQTLSSAVDELFRCLLAAQMNHSARVKQEEVMVESHTFSGLLDGSGEYTLVYEDKEGDRMLVGDVPWPMFVSTATRLRVLRRSELSSLQLYEF, encoded by the exons ATGGAGGACAAGAAACTGGAACTGAGGCTTGGCCCTCCAGGAGATGATCAGAGTTCACTTCTTTCTCTTGGCTTCAATTCTTCCATGCCTTCAAACAGCTCTGAGAGAAG CAACAGCGATCAACTGACTCATGAAAAACAGTGCAAAAAGTGCAGAATGGCAATGGGTACAGGCATTGGGTGGCCACCAATTTGCTCATTTAGGAAGAATCTTGCAACCAGCAGCAGCCCAAAGGCAGCATTGGACTCACAGAATAAAGCTTCAATGCAGCCGGGGGATAGGAAAGCTGGAAGTCTTGAAAACAGTCTGTTTGTGAAGATCCACATGGATGGAGTACCCATTGGAAGAAAAATAGACCTCAAAGCctacaacaactatcaaacaCTTTCTTCAGCTGTGGATGAACTCTTTAGATGTCTTCTTGCAG CTCAAATGAATCACTCTGCCAGAGTGAAACAGGAAGAAGTAATGGTGGAGTCCCATACCTTCAGTGGTCTACTAGATGGAAGTGGGGAATACACTCTGGTTTATGAAGATAAAGAAGGAGACAGAATGCTTGTAGGGGATGTTCCATGGCC AATGTTTGTCTCGACGGCAACGAGGCTGCGGGTGTTGCGAAGATCTGAACTCTCATCTCTGCaactatatgaattttaa